The Xanthomonas rydalmerensis genomic interval GCCCCGGCATGCCGGAGTCCCGTCCTTCGCCGACGGTGCGCACGGTTCGCGCCGTCCGCATCACGACAGCGCGCTCGCGGAACGTGCCTGCGTCGCGCCGTTGCCAGGCTCCGCAAAGTCGATCCTGGACCACATCCGCCTATGGCGGGCTGCCGCGCTTCTCGCGCCTCCAGACATTCCTAACATCCGCCGGCGCACACTGGCTGACGCCGGGCGCTGCGCCACGGATAATGCGCGCGCCAGCCGCAGTCCCGCCAGCCTGCCTCCCCGGACGTCCGACGACGGCGCCGATGGATTCCTTTTTGCAGATGCGGAGATTGCGCAATGAGTGACAAATTCAGGGTCGAACACGACAGCATGGGCGAACTGCAGGTGCCCGCCGATGCCTTGTGGGGGGCGCAGACCCAGCGTGCGGTACAGAACTTTCCGGTGTCCGGGCAGCCGATGCCGCGCGGCTTCATCCGCGCGCTGGGCCTGATCAAGGCCGCCGCGGCCGGCGTCAACGCCGACCTGGACTTGTTGCCAAAGGCCGTCGCCAAGGCGATCCAGGCCGCGGCGCTGGAGGTGGCCGACGGCCGCCACGACGCGCACTTCCCGATCGACATCTACCAGACCGGATCGGGCACTTCGTCGAACATGAACGCCAACGAGGTCATTGCCACGCTGGCCAACCGCGCCGCCAAGGGCGAGGGCAAGCACGGCAGCAAGGCACTGCCGACGGTGCATCCCAACGACCACGTCAACCTCGGCCAGAGTTCCAACGACGTGGTACCGACCGCGATCCGCGTCGCCGCGCTGCTGGCCGCGCGCGAGCACCTGCTGCCGTCGCTCAAGCACCTGCGCAAGACGATCGACAAGCGCGCCAAGCAGCTGCAGGGCGTGGTCAAGACCGGGCGCACCCACCTGATGGACGCGATGCCGCTGACCTTCGGCCAGGAGTTCGGCGCCTGGTCGGCGCAACTGGTGTCGGCGCAGGCGCGCATCGACGACAGCCTCAAGCGCCTGCGCCGGCTGCCGCTGGGCGGCACCGCGATCGGCACCGGCATCAACGCCGATCCGCGCTTCGGCGGCAAGGTCGCCAAGGCGTTGTCGGCGCTGACCGACTTCACCTTCGAGAGCGCCGAGAACAAATTCGAGGGCCTGGCCGCGCAGGACGACGCGGTGGAACTGTCCGGGCAACTCAATGCGCTGGCGGTGGCGCTGATCAAGATCGCCAACGACCTTCGCTGGATGAACGCCGGGCCGCTGGCCGGCCTCGGCGAGATCGAACTGCCGGCGTTGCAGCCGGGCAGTTCGATCATGCCGGGCAAGGTCAATCCGGTGATTCCCGAGGCCACGGTGATGGCCTGCGCGCAGGTCATCGGCCACCACACCGCGATCACCGTGGCCGGGCAGACCGGCAATTTCCAGTTGAACGTGACCCTGCCGCTGATCGCGGCCAACCTGCTGGAGTCGATCCAGTTGCTGGGCAACGTATCGGTGCTGCTGGCCGATTCGGCGATCGCCGGGCTCAAGGTGCGCGAGGAGCGCGTGCGCGAGGCGCTGGACCGCAACCCGATCCTGGTCACCGCGCTGAACCCGATCATCGGCTACGAGAAGGCCGCGGCGATCGCCAAGCGCGCCTACAAGGAGAACCGTCCCGTGCTGGAGGTGGCCAAGGAGGACAGCGGCCTCGGCGAGGACGAACTGCGCCGGCTGCTGGACCCCGCCGCATTGACCGAAGGCGGCATCCACGCCGGCGCTGGCGGCGGCGGCTGAGGCGCGCTGACGCTACAAGCAGGAAGGCCTGGCACGGCGTTATGGTCGTGCCAGGTGCAGTGGACGCTCGCACGGTGAAAGCAGTCGGGACTGAAGTCCCTCCCACATCGCGCCCGGACACCGCTCCGCCAACCCTCGTAGGAGCGGCTTCAGCCGCGATGGGCTTTACCGTGAAGGCCAATCGCGGCTAAAGCCGCTCCTACAGGGGCGCCTCCAATTCTTCTTGAGGCTCCCTCGTCCCGGGATTGCCGGCGCCGGCAGCCCTCAGCGGCGCTCGGCCTGCAGGTTGCCGAAGCTGTCGCGGTACGGCTGCAGTGATGGAATGTCGCGCAGCACGGCCGCCTGCGCGGCGGTGATTTCCGGGGTCGGCGCGAAGCCGACCGAGCGCATGTTCGGATCCGGTGCCGCCGTCTCCAGGGTGCGCTGGCGCTGCATCTGCAGGTGCATGAACAACTGCTGCAGTTCGGTGCGCTGCGCGGGCGGCAACGGCAGCTCGATGTCGTCGATGCGCAGGCTGCCATCGGGGCCGATGGTGGCATTGGCGGCCGGGGCGCGGCGCAGCATTACGTTCATGCTGTCCACCGCCACCCGCGGCTTGCTGCGCTCGGCGCGCGAGGAGGTGCTCTCGCCGCCGCGTCCGCCGCAGGCGGCGAGCAGCAGGCACAACGACAGCAGCGAGAACCAGGCGAACAGCGTCTTCTTCATGGAGGCGGTGCAGTGGGGGAGTGCGGGCATTCTAGAACGTGCGGCGGCTTCGGTCGTGGCGAGGCGTGCCGGACGCGCGCTAGCGGCGCGGGTTCGGAGCGGACTGCATGGCGCGCGCGAGCACGCCGAACATCCGTTCGTCGGTGGATTGCGCGACGTTGAAGCGGAGAAAATCGCCCGCGCTCAGCGACTGGCTGAAGGCATTGCCCGGCGCCAGTACCACGCCCTCCTGCAGGCAGGCGCGCGCGATCGCCGAGGCCTCCATGCCCGCGGGCAGCCTGCACCAAAGGAACAGGCCGGCCTGCGGGATCAGCCAGGGCCGGATGCCGAGGTCCTGCAACCGCGCCACGGTCCTGGCCATCTGCTCCGCCAGGCGCCGCCGCAAGTTCTCCAGATGCCGGCGGTAGCCGCTGTCGGTCAGGGCGATCAGCACGGCGTCGGCCGCCAGCCGGCCGCCCCCGAAGCTGGTGGCGATCTTCAGGTCGGCGAGGCTTTCGATCCAGTCGCCACGCGCGGCGATGTAGCCGCAGCGCAGCGATGCCGAGACCGTCTTGGAAAAGCTGCCGACCTGGATCACCCGCGCCAGGCCGTCGAAGGCCGCCAGCCGCGGGGCGGGACTGGTCTCGAAGTCGGCGAAGATGTCGTCCTCGACGATCACCAGGTCCGAGCCCTCGGCCAGGAGCAGCAGCCGGTGCGCCGTCGCCGCGGAAAGGGTCGCGCCGGTGGGGTTGTGGATCCCCGAATTGGTGATGTACAGCCGCGGCGCGTGCGCTTTCAGCGCCGCTTCGAAGTGCGCCACGTCCGGTCCGTGCGGCGTATAGGGCACGCCCACGACCTGCACGCGATGCGCCTTGAGCAAGGCATGGAAATTGAAATAGCAGGGGTCGTCGACCAGCACCGTGTCGCCGGGCGAGAGCAGGAAGCGACCGATCAGGTCGATCGCATGCGTGCCCGATTCGGCGAGCAGGATCTGTTCGGGCGGGGCCTGCACGCCGTTGCCCGCCAACCTTCGCGACAGGAACTGGCGCAAGCCGGGGTGGCCCAGGGGCGTGGCGTACTCGGTCAGTTCCAGCGTGTCGGCGCGCGCCAGCGTGCGCAGCGCGCGGCGCATGCCCGCGGCGTACAGCCACGTCGGCGGCAGCCAGCCGCAGCCGGGCTTGAGCACGCGCGCATCCGCTTCCAGCGACTGCCGCGACACCCATAGCGGATCGATCTGCCTGTCGAGCTTCGGGCCGAGTTGCGCCAACGCCAGCGGGGCCACCGGCCCGGCCACATAGAAGCCCGACCCCGGTCGCGCCACGATCGCGCCTTCGGCTGCCAGCCGCTCGTAGGCTTCCACCACCGTCGACACCGACACGCGCAGCGCGCGCGCCTGCGTGCGTACGGAGGGCAGGCGCGCTCCCGGCAGGCTGGTGCGGTTGGCGATGCGGGCGCGGATATCGGTCATCACCGCATCGATGCGCGTGCCGGCTGCTACGGGTCTGTCCACTGTCGTCGGCTGTATTGGGTCTTGAGGCATAACAGTACTGCGAAACCGTATTGGATCGTACCTGGCCGGATCGGTCCCGCGTGGCGTCTACTGCAACGGCGATGCCGAAGGAGACGCGCATGGAAAAAACCACCGGTGGCTGGATCAATGGATGTATCGGCGTGATGATTTTTGCGGGGTCGTTGCCCGCGACCCGCGTCGCGGTCGCCGATTTCTCCCCCGTGTTCCTGACCTGCGCCCGCGCCAGCATTGCCGCCGCGCTCGGGCTGGCGCTCCTGCTCGGGTTTCGGCAACCGCGTCCGCGCCGCGCCGAGCTGCCCGCCTTGGCGATGACGGCGCTGGGGGTCGTGGTCGGGTTTCCGCTGCTGACCGCGCTGGCGCTGCAGCACGTCACTTCGGCGCATTCCATCGTGTTCGTGGGCCTGCTGCCGTTGTGCACGGCCGTCTTCGCCGTGTTGCGGGCCGGCGAACGCCCGCGTCCGCCGTTCTGGGTGTTCTCGCTGGCCGGTGCCTGCAGCGTCGTCGGCTATGCGGCGATCGGCGGGATCGACGCCTCATTACAGGGCGACCTGCTGATGCTGGCCGCGGTGGTGCTGTGCGGGCTGGGCTACGCGGAGGGCGCGCGCCTGTCGCGCACGCTGGGCGGATGGCAGGTCATCTGTTGGGCGCTGGTGCTGTCGCTGCCGCTGATGGTGTCCCTGGCCCTGCTGACGCAGCCCGCGTCGTTCGGCGCTGTGCATATGCCTGCATGGCTCGGCCTGGGTTATGTCTCGTTGTTCAGCATGTTGATCGGCTTCGTGTTCTGGTACCGCGGCCTGGCGCAAGGCGGCATCGCGGCGGTCGGGCAACTGCAGTTGTTCCAGCCCTTCATCGGCTTGGGCCTGGCCGCGCTGCTGCTCCACGAAACGGTGAGCTGGACGATGCTGGCGGTGACCCTGGTCGCCATGGTCTGCGTGGCGGGCGCGAAACGATACGCCCGCTGAGACCACGACCCGCCCGGCAGGCGTTGGGCGACTGCCGGGCGGAGCGCGGACACAGCGGGCGGTCGTGGACGATCGTCGCGGCAGCGCGGCTGCCGCCGGTTACGCGGCCGAGTGCCTGCAGTCGTTGACGTCGCTGTCGTCGAGGGTGGAGTAGGGACGGAACGCCGGCACCTTCTGCATCAGCGCATCCTGCGCGGCGCGCAGCGCGGCCACCTGATCGCAGATCTTCAGCGCCGCCTGCTTGATCTTGTCGGCCTGCGCTTCGACATGCTCGCCGATGTGCTCGGTGTTGCCGCTGAGCACGCCACTGATGGCATCGCCGGCCGCTTTCACGCCGAGCGCGGCGCCGGCCTTGCCGACTTCCACGCCCTGCTTGCCCACCGCTTCGATCTGGCCGCGGTAGGCCAGCAACAGGCGCTGCTGCTCGGCATCCAGGGCCACCGGCTTGCCGTCGATCAACAACTTGCCGTCGCGGGTGATGGTGGCCGGGGGCTGGCCATCGGCCTTCAGGGTGAGGTCGCCGTTGAGGAAGGTCAGGCTTTGCGCGCCGCCGTGATCGACCACGACGCGGTCGTTCGACGAGCGCTCGCAGGCGCTGAGCGAGAGCAGGACGGCCAGGGCGACGCCGGCCAGGGGCAGGGAACGGTACTGCATGGGCGTGTCCTCGTGCGGAAGGGAGAAAAGCGGAGTGGAGGATCAGCGCGGCTTGGGCAGGTTGACGCTGCCGCGCACGCCACGGTGGGTGACGTCGCCGCTGCCGACCTTCTGCACGCTCAGGTTGCCGCCGACGTTGCCCACGTCCAGGTCGCCGGAGCCCACGGTCTGCACCGCGACGCTGCCGCCGACATCGCGCAGTTGCACGTCGCCGGAACCGAGGCTGTCGACCTGCACGCTGCCGCGCACGCCGTGCACGGTCAGGTCGCCGGAGCCGACCGTGCCGACCTTGACGTCGCCGCCGACCTGGTCGGCCTTGACGTCGCCCGAGCCCAGCGTCGGCAGCGCCACGCTGCCGACATTGCGCAGTTCGATGTCGCCGGAGCCGACCGTGGCGCTGACCGCGCCGCGGATGCCCTGCGCATGCAGGTCGCCGGACCCGATCTTGGCGTCGAGCGAGGCCACGCCGCTGATCTCGGCATCGCCCGAGCCCAGTTGCAGTTGCACCGGCAGGTTGGCCGGAATGCTGCCGGCCACGTTGAGGTAGGCGTAACGGTTGCCGACGCTGATGCCGTGGATCTTGCCCTCGTGCTTCAGCGTCACCACCAGGGTGTCGCCGTCGTGGCGCTGGCGCAGGGTCAGCTCCTTGAGCATGTCCGCGTCGGAAGCGCAGGCGCGGCCGCGCAAGGTGGAGTCGCCGGCGCTGGCGCCGCTGAGCTTGAGGTCGTTCTGCTGCACGTCCAGCAGGACCGTCTTGACGCCGGCCAGGTCCAGCTTCAGTTCGCGCGGTTCGGAATACTTGCAGTCGTCGGCCATGGCGACGGCCGGCAGCGACAGCAGCGCACACAGGATGAGGGTCTTGCGCATCGGAACACTCCTTGCGGAAAAGGGTAGGGAGACGGAAGCGCGATCAGGCTTCGTCGCGCCAGCGGCGCACGTAGATCGCGGCGACGATGAAGGCCACGCCGACGGCGGCGCCGATCCACATGTCGGGGTCGCGGAACAGCACCCAGCTGTCGCCGAGATGGATCGCATTGACCAGATCCTGCGGACCGCTGATGTGGGTCTCGGCCACCTGCTCGTTCAGCACCGGACCCCAGCTGCCCGGCAGCACGCTGAGCAGGCCGCGGTAGACCACGGTGTACCAGATCAGGTTGTGGTTGACGTTCAGCATCGGAAGGATGCCCATCATGCTGGCGGTCACGCAGCCCAGGATCGGGATCAGCACCGCCCACAGGAACGGCTTGCTGCGCGCCCAGGCCGAGCACAGCATCAGCCAGCCGATCGCCGGCAGCGACCACATCACCTGCACCGGCAGTGCGGCCAGGACCATGCCGATGATGCGCAGCGGGTGCGATTCGGTGAAGACCGCGGTGCTCTGCGGGATGCCGTTGACCGACAGGGTCAGGGCGGTGACCACCCACAGCGCCAGGCCGATCAGCAGGCCGATGCCGATCGCCAGCAGCGGCGCCAGCAGCAGCGCCCAGGCGGCCTTGGACAGCACGGTGCCGGTATCCGACAGCGGCAGCGACTTCCAGAACAGCACGCTGCGGTCGCGGCGGTCGTCGTACAGCGCGCCCAGCGCGTAGAAGAACACCACGAAGCCGACCACGATGCAGGCCAGGATCACGCCGGCGAGCATGGTGCCGTCGCCGACCGCGCCGATGATCTGGTGTGCGTTCTGCGCCTGGCCGTCCCACTGCACGTCGTTCAGCCGCGAGCCGCCGCCGTGGTTGCGGCCGGCGATGCTGCCGATGATCGACAGCACCGTGTACAGCGCGGCGACGATGCCGCCGGTGATGACCGGGGCCCACAGGAAACCGCCGCGGTGTTCCCAGAACTCGCGCTTGAGCAGCCACGTGAACGTGGACACGGGAGAGATCGATTTGGCGGGAGCGTTCATGCGTAGGTGCCCTTCATGATGGCGACGAACAGGTCGGCCAGGCCGGGGGTGCGGGTTTCGCCGAGCGCGGCCAGCTGCGCCTGCGGCACGCCGTCGTACAGGAACACCGACTTGCCGAACGGCAGGCCGCGTTCGTCGATCGGCTGCAGCGCGCGCGCCGCCTCGATGCGCTCGGCCGGCACCAGCAGTTCGGTGTAGCGGGTGGCCATGTGCTCCATGTCGGCGCTGAGCACGATGCGGCCGTCGCGGATGAACAGCACGTCGGTGAGGATGTGCTCGATCTCCTCCACCTGGTGGGTGGTGATGATGATGGTCTTCTGCTCGTCGAAGTAGTCTTCCAGCAAGCGCTGGTAGAACTCCTTGCGGTACAGGATGTCCAGGCCCAGGGTCGGCTCGTCCAGCACCAGCAGGCGCGCGTCGATCGCCATCACCAGGGCCAGGTGCAGCTGCACGATCATGCCCTTGGACATCTCGCGCACCCGCAGCTTGGGCGAGAGCTTGGTGTTGGCCAGGAAGCGCTCGCACTTGGCGCGATCGAAGCGCGGATGCACGCCGGCGACGAAGTCGATCGCCTCGCTCACCCGCATCCAGCGCGGCAGCACCGCCACGTCGGCGATGAAGCACACCTCGTTCATCAGCGCATCGCGCTGCTTGCGCGGGTCCATGCCCAGCACGCGCAGCTCGCCGTCCACCGCGGTCAGGCCCAACACCGCCTTCAGTGCGGTGGTCTTGCCGGCACCGTTGGGGCCGATCAGGCCGACGATGCGGCCGGGCGCGATGGTGAAGGACGCGTCGGCCAGCGCCGGCTTGTGGTTGTAGGTCTTGCGCAACCCCTGCGCATAGACGACGGATTCGGATGCGGCGACAGCGGCAGTCATGGTGTTTTCCCCGGTGGCAACAAGTCTTGCAGTGTCAGGCCCAGGCGCTGGATGCGTTCCAGCACCAGAGGCCACTCTTCGTTGAGGAAGCGATCGCGCTCGCTGCCGCGCAGCTTCTGCGCTGCTTCCTCGGTCATGAACATGCCCAGCCCGCGGCGCTTCTCGACCAGGGCCTCGTCGGCCAGTTCCTGGTAGGCGCGCGAGACGGTGATCGGATTGAGCTGGTATTCGGCGGCCACCTGGCGCACCGAGGGCAGGGCGTCGCCGGGCTTGAGGATGCCGTCGAGCATCATCGCGATGACCCGCTCCTTCAGTTGACGATAGATCGGAGCGCCGTCGCTCCATTGAATGTCGCTCATGGTCAGCTCCGTGGGCGCAGGGTGCGCGCGAAGGAGAAATAAGGCACGGACAGCGAGGCCCGCAGTCGCCGCACCGCCGGGACGGTAGAGGGTGCGGCGCCGGCGGCGCTGTCGTCGTGCGGCGTGCTGGCGCCATAATCCAGCGGCCGTCCCTGGTGGCGTTGGGCGCCGATCCAGCTCGCGCAGAGCAGGGTGCCGACGATGACCAGGGCCGGAAGACTGCGCTGGAGGTGTTTGAGATTCATCGTGGGACCTGCTCTGGGTGAGTGGTGTTGTATTTAACTATAACACCGTTACACAGCATGTCAACACGCTGCAGACCCAACTTCCGACCTGGTCGTGCGCGACTTCCTTTTCTTCCCAACGGTGCCCCATGAAACTTTCCAAGCGTCTGTTTTTCCTTGCGATCCTGGCCGCTGCCGGCACCGTCGGCAGTGCCTGGGCGGGCTCCCTGCTGGACCGGGACTACCGTCCGCTGGCCGGCAAGGACAAGGTGAACCTGAACAAGACCTACGGCGGCAAGGTGCTGCTGGTGGTCAACACCGCCAGCAAGTGCGGCTATACCCCGCAGTACGACGGCCTGGAGAAGCTGCAGCAGCAGTACGCGGCACAGGGCTTCAGCGTGCTCGGCTTCCCGTCCAACGACTTCAAGGGCCAGGAGCCCGGATCGGAGAAGCAGATCCAGGAATTCTGCACGCTCACCTACGGGGTCAAGTTCCCGATGTTCGAGAAGGTGCATGTGATCGGCGACGATGCGACGCCGCTGTACAAGCAATTGACCCAGGCCACCGGCGTGGCGCCGGGCTGGAATTTCCACAAGTATCTGATCGCGCGGGACGGGCGCGTGGTCGCGCAATTTCCGAGCAAGGTCACGCCGGACGATCCGGCCTTGCGCAGTGCCATCGAACGCGAACTGAAAGCGCAGCCGGCGTCGCACTGAAAGCGGGTCAACATCTCGGCCGCACATGCGACAATGCCGGCCTCTGTCTGCGCCATCGCGGCGCGTCCAGTTCACAGTTCACTTCCAGGGAAAGTAGCGAATGAAGATGGGAATGCGCGGCGCCGTGGCGTCGCTGGTGGTGGGGATGATGCTGGCCGCCGGCCAAGCGTCCGCGCAGGCGCCGGCTGCCGGCAACGCGGCGGCGACGCTGGGCAGCGAGAAGCAGAAGGTCAGCTACGCGATCGGCATGGATGTGGCGCGTTCGTTCGAGCCCATCGCCCAGGACATCGACGTGAACGCACTGCAGCGCGCGATCGAGAACGCCTTCAAGGGTGGCAAGCCGCTGCTGTCCGACGAGCAGACCCAGGCCACCGATACCGCGCTGCGCACGCAGTTGGCCGCGCGTAACGGTCAGCCGGTGCCGGGCATGGCGCCGGGCGCGCAGCCGCCGCCGGTGTCCAAGGAAAACGTCGGCCTGATGCTGGGCGACCGTGCGGTCGGCCCGTCGCTGGCGCGGATCCAGAACGACATCGACCTGCCGACGCTGATGGGCGCGGTGCGCACCGTGTTCGCCAAGGGCCAGACCGCGATGACCCAGGAGCAGGCGATGGCCACGCTGCAGGCGTTCGGCGCGTCCAAGCAGGCCGCCGTGGCGACCAAGAACAAGCAGGAGGGCAACGCCTTCCTGGCGCAGAACAAGAACCAGAAGGGCGTGATCACCACGCCGTCGGGCCTGCAGTACATGGTGCTGCGCGAAGGCAGCGGCGCGCGGCCCACGCCCACCAGCAAGGTGCGGGTGAACTACGAAGGCAAGCTGCTCGACGGCACCGTTTTCGACAGCTCCTACAAGAACGGCCAGCCGGCCGAGTTCGCGCTGAACCAGGTCGTGCCGGGCTGGAGCGAGGGCGTGGCGCTGATGCCGGTGGGCTCCAAGTACCGCTTCTGGATTCCGTCCAACCTGGGCTACGGCCCGCAGGGAACGCCGGGCGGCCCGATCGGCCCGGATGCGATGCTGACCTTCGACGTGGAACTTTTGAACATCCTTCAATAACCGAAAGGAGATTACATGCGCGTAGCGATATTCGGCACCGGCTATGTCGGGCTCGTCACCGGAACCTGTCTGGCCGAAGTCGGCCACCATGTGGTGTGCGTAGACATCGACCAGGCCAAGGTGGATGGGCTCAACAAGGGCGTGGTCCCGATTTACGAGCCTGGCCTCTCGCCGATGGTCAAGGCCAATCACGCCGCACGGAGGCTGTTCTTCACCACCGATGCGGCCAGCGCCATCGCGCATGGGGATATCGTGTTCATCGCCGTCGGTACGCCGCCGGACGAGGACGGTAGCGCAGATCTGCAGTACGTCCTGGCGGTGGCCCGCACCATCGGCCAGCACATCCAGGGGCCGACCGTCGTGGTCAACAAGTCGACGGTGCCGGTCGGTACCGCCGACAAGGTGCACGCGGCGATCGCCGCCGAGCTGGAAGCGCGCGGCGAGGCGATCGAGTTCGACGTGGTCTCCAACCCGGAGTTCCTGAAGGAAGGCGACGCGGTCGCCGACTGCATGCGGCCGGACCGCATCGTCATCGGCAGCAGCAAGCCCGGCTCGGCCGCGCGCCTGCGTCGCCTGTACGCGCCGTTCAACCGCAACCACGACCGCATCGTGGAAATGGACGTGCGTTCGGCCGAACTGACCAAGTACGCGGCCAACGCGATGCTGGCGACCAAGATCAGTTTCATGAACGAGATCGCCAACATCGCCGAGCGCGTCGGTGCCGACGTGGAGAAGGTGCGCCAGGGCATCGGCTCGGATCCGCGCATCGGCTGGCACTTCATCTACCCGGGTGCCGGCTACGGTGGCTCGTGCTTCCCCAAGGACGTGCAGGCACTGGCGCGCACCGCGCAGCAGTATGGCCACGCGCCGAGGCTGCTGGATGCGGTGGAAGCGGTCAACGAGGCGCAGAAGGGCCACCTGTACGAACTGATCCAGCGCCACTACGGCGCGGCGCAACCGCTCAAGGGCAAGACCTTCGCGGTGTGGGGCCTGGCGTTCAAGCCCAACACCGACGACATGCGCGCGGCCTCCAGCCGCCGCCTGCTGGCGCAACTGTGGGAAGCGGGCGCGACGGTCCGCGCCTACGATCCAGAGGCGACCGACGAAGCCAAGCGCATTTTCGGCGAGCGCGCCGACCTGCACTTCTGCAGCGATGCCTTCGAAGCGCTGGAAGGCGCCGATGCGCTGGCGGTGGTCACCGAGTGGAAGCAGTTCCGCAGCCCGGACTTCACCCGCATGAAGGAACTGATCGGCGATGCGGTGGTGTTCGACGGCCGCAATCTCTACGATCCGCAGGAAATCGAGAGCTTCGGCCTGGCGTATTACGGCATCGGCCGGGGACGTTCGATCCATGCAGCATGATTTTTCCACCCAGGATCGGTTGCTGGAGAACCGCCTGATCGAGCTGGAAACGCGCCTCTCCTTCCAGGAGCAGGCGCTGTCGGAAATGAGCGATGCCCTGGCCGAA includes:
- a CDS encoding UDP-glucose/GDP-mannose dehydrogenase family protein, with translation MRVAIFGTGYVGLVTGTCLAEVGHHVVCVDIDQAKVDGLNKGVVPIYEPGLSPMVKANHAARRLFFTTDAASAIAHGDIVFIAVGTPPDEDGSADLQYVLAVARTIGQHIQGPTVVVNKSTVPVGTADKVHAAIAAELEARGEAIEFDVVSNPEFLKEGDAVADCMRPDRIVIGSSKPGSAARLRRLYAPFNRNHDRIVEMDVRSAELTKYAANAMLATKISFMNEIANIAERVGADVEKVRQGIGSDPRIGWHFIYPGAGYGGSCFPKDVQALARTAQQYGHAPRLLDAVEAVNEAQKGHLYELIQRHYGAAQPLKGKTFAVWGLAFKPNTDDMRAASSRRLLAQLWEAGATVRAYDPEATDEAKRIFGERADLHFCSDAFEALEGADALAVVTEWKQFRSPDFTRMKELIGDAVVFDGRNLYDPQEIESFGLAYYGIGRGRSIHAA
- a CDS encoding SlyX family protein, whose amino-acid sequence is MQHDFSTQDRLLENRLIELETRLSFQEQALSEMSDALAEARIESQRNAELLRHLLEDLGKVRSTLYADPADEPPPPHY